ACGCGGTCCGGCGGATCGCGCGCGAGGCGGCCCGCCAGCCGCGGCTTGGCGCGCGGGCGCTCAAGGAGGTCTTCCGCCGAGTGATCCGCGACTACGAGTTCGAGCCCGAGCGACACGCGGCAGGAGGAGCGCTGCTGCTCGACCTGCGCGAGGTCGAGGCCGGGCTCGCCGGCGGCTGAGAGCGTCGGCGGGCGTCGGGCGCCGCGGCGACCGAGCCGCTCAACGTGCTTCGGCGGCGAGCCGCTTGGCCCGCGCCAGGCGGATCCGCTTGGCCCGCATCCGTCGGCGATGGAAACGCGTCGCCGTCGGAATCATCACCAGCGCGACGAGCAGAGCGAGCGCCACGGCGAGGTCGCGCGCGATGCGTGCCCGGTCGGCCGCCGCGGCGCGCACGATCGCCGAAGAGAAGTAGGTCCAGACGACGACCGCCGGCGCGAGGCCGATCACCGAGCTTGCCATGAACTGGGAGAAGCGCACGCCGGCCACGGCCGCAGCGGCGTTGACCAGGGGGAAGGGCAGCGGCAGGAAGCGGGTGCTGACCAGGGCCCAGAAGCCGTGCCGGTGCAGCATCCGCTCGGCCTTGGCGAGCCGGTTGCCGCCGAACTTTTCGACGGCTTCTCGCCCGAGATAGCGGGCAAGGGCGAAGGTGGTCGCGGCGCCGAGCAGGGTGCCGGCGACGTTCACCGCGCTGCCGAGCGCCGAACCGAAGATCGCTCCGCCGGCGAAGAGCAGCGGTGTCGCCGGAATGCCGAGCGGACAGAGCAGGCCGTAGAGCGCCAGCAGGACGAGCGGGCTCCACCAGTGGCCGCGCGCCGCCTCGAGCATCGCCGAGAAGCGCTCGGGCTCGATCAGGCGACCGAGCGGTGTCCAGCGCAGCGCCGCGAAGGTGCCGCCGAGCAGGGCGACGAGCAAGCCGGCCTTGATCCAGGTCCCCGCATGGGTGGTGTGTGCCGCGTGCGGACGCGGAGCGGTCGACGGCTCGCCGGCGAGCTCGTCGCGCAGCCGGACGACGTCGACGCCGAGCACCCGCCGGGGCAGATGCCGCACCGCCGCGCGGCAGGCGGAGAGCTCCCGTTTCGCGGCGGCCGCGTCTCCCCGCTCTGCCGCCTGGGCAGCGCGGCCGAGCGCGACGAGGCCGGTGAGCAGGGCCGTCTCCGCCGGTCGGCCGGCGTGGGCGGACCGTGCACTCTCCCACGCGGCGATCGCTGCGGCGAAATCCTGGGAGTCGAAGGCTCGCAGGCCGGGGAGGACGGCCGGATCCATCGGGATCGTCCCGGCGTCAGCCGGCCTTGGCCGGAGAATCGAGAGCGAGGAACTGGCGCAGGTGGGCGT
This genomic window from Holophagales bacterium contains:
- a CDS encoding VTT domain-containing protein; its protein translation is MDPAVLPGLRAFDSQDFAAAIAAWESARSAHAGRPAETALLTGLVALGRAAQAAERGDAAAAKRELSACRAAVRHLPRRVLGVDVVRLRDELAGEPSTAPRPHAAHTTHAGTWIKAGLLVALLGGTFAALRWTPLGRLIEPERFSAMLEAARGHWWSPLVLLALYGLLCPLGIPATPLLFAGGAIFGSALGSAVNVAGTLLGAATTFALARYLGREAVEKFGGNRLAKAERMLHRHGFWALVSTRFLPLPFPLVNAAAAVAGVRFSQFMASSVIGLAPAVVVWTYFSSAIVRAAAADRARIARDLAVALALLVALVMIPTATRFHRRRMRAKRIRLARAKRLAAEAR